In Synechococcus sp. Nb3U1, one DNA window encodes the following:
- the psbV gene encoding photosystem II cytochrome c-550, whose protein sequence is MFSKSFPFQNLFTLACRRFLALILVALVAVFGWGLAPKFAAAARDIPAVALSPTESITFTERELARGKKLFASTCAQCHIGGQTYPNPDVGLKLSDLEGATPPRDNVLAIVDYVKNPVTYDGTESLLEYHPNTQLLSEYPRLRNLSDEDLKLIAGYILVQAKTLPGWGGTKSESHSDLAGYL, encoded by the coding sequence ATGTTTAGCAAATCTTTTCCTTTTCAAAATTTGTTCACGCTGGCGTGCCGTCGCTTCCTTGCTTTGATCTTGGTCGCGTTGGTGGCTGTATTTGGCTGGGGGCTGGCTCCGAAGTTCGCGGCTGCCGCCAGAGATATTCCTGCGGTCGCGTTGTCGCCGACCGAATCCATTACCTTTACCGAGCGGGAGTTGGCCAGGGGCAAAAAGCTCTTCGCCTCTACCTGCGCCCAATGCCACATTGGCGGCCAAACCTATCCCAACCCGGATGTGGGCCTAAAGCTCTCTGATTTGGAAGGGGCAACCCCCCCTCGTGATAATGTGCTGGCCATTGTCGACTACGTCAAGAACCCCGTCACCTACGACGGGACAGAGTCTCTGCTGGAGTATCACCCCAACACTCAGCTCCTCAGCGAGTACCCCCGTCTGCGTAACCTCAGCGATGAAGATCTAAAGCTGATCGCAGGCTATATTCTGGTGCAGGCAAAAACCCTGCCCGGTTGGGGGGGCACCAAGAGCGAAAGCCACAGCGACTTGGCAGGCTATCTCTAA
- the phnD gene encoding phosphate/phosphite/phosphonate ABC transporter substrate-binding protein has protein sequence MMKNFLTGRRSALVGLAATVAGVSVALTGLVHAQAQDCPRPPQMDERFCDRDGDLVADAPEDPSEWIDPDTLIFAYTPVEDPSVYENVWGEFLEHMAAVTGKNVEYFGVQSNAAQLEAMRAGRLHVTGFNTGSNPMAVNAVGFVPFAMMASLDGSFGYEMEIIVRADSDIQSIEDLRGRQLAFTSQTSNSGFKAPSALLQAEFDMIEGRDFEAVFSGSHENSILGVVNGDYEVASIANSVLTRMDARGAVNKNDLRAIYVSQTFPTTGYGYVYNLKPELAEKVKEAFFTFEWEGTKLAEEFGKSGEEQFIPITYKEYWEVIRQIDEVQGVEYRL, from the coding sequence ATGATGAAAAACTTCTTGACAGGTCGTCGCTCTGCGCTGGTGGGCCTGGCTGCCACCGTGGCCGGTGTTTCAGTGGCTTTGACCGGGTTGGTGCATGCCCAAGCCCAAGATTGCCCCCGTCCACCGCAGATGGATGAGCGTTTCTGCGACCGTGATGGCGACTTGGTGGCAGATGCCCCGGAAGATCCGAGCGAATGGATCGACCCGGATACTCTGATCTTCGCCTATACCCCTGTTGAGGATCCCTCTGTATATGAGAACGTTTGGGGTGAGTTTCTTGAGCACATGGCCGCTGTGACCGGCAAAAACGTGGAGTACTTCGGTGTGCAATCCAATGCGGCTCAGTTGGAAGCGATGCGGGCGGGCCGTTTGCACGTCACCGGCTTTAACACCGGTTCCAATCCCATGGCGGTGAATGCGGTAGGTTTTGTGCCCTTTGCCATGATGGCCAGCTTGGATGGCAGCTTTGGCTATGAAATGGAGATCATCGTCCGGGCTGATAGTGATATTCAGTCTATCGAAGATCTGCGTGGCCGCCAGTTGGCCTTCACTTCGCAAACCTCTAACTCGGGTTTCAAGGCTCCCTCGGCGCTACTGCAAGCTGAGTTCGACATGATCGAGGGCCGTGACTTTGAAGCGGTGTTCTCTGGCAGCCACGAAAACTCCATTTTGGGCGTGGTGAATGGCGACTACGAAGTGGCTTCGATTGCCAACTCGGTGCTCACCCGCATGGATGCTCGCGGTGCCGTGAACAAAAATGACCTGCGGGCTATCTACGTGTCCCAAACCTTTCCCACCACCGGTTATGGGTATGTTTACAACCTCAAACCGGAATTGGCGGAAAAAGTGAAAGAAGCCTTCTTCACCTTTGAGTGGGAAGGAACCAAGCTTGCAGAAGAGTTCGGCAAGAGTGGCGAAGAACAATTCATTCCGATCACCTACAAAGAGTACTGGGAAGTGATCCGCCAGATTGATGAAGTGCAAGGTGTGGAGTACAGGCTCTAA
- the psbV2 gene encoding photosystem II cytochrome PsbV2, which produces MPNLGQKLPRQSGIPSRLWVWIGIFILLWLGLARPVAARIDTYVNQYLRVSGPVELPLDAEGHTLTFTPEQLTDGKNRFQSACLNCHVGGATLPAPNISLSLKDLRGATPPRDTIQALVEYQRDPLSYDGSDFSYGCRPVPPSWMDDEALQNLAAFILRAAQVAPGWGANDLMALRAVPSTTDAG; this is translated from the coding sequence ATGCCCAATCTGGGTCAGAAGCTGCCGAGACAGTCAGGGATCCCGTCTCGCCTCTGGGTGTGGATCGGGATCTTTATCCTGCTGTGGCTGGGATTGGCTAGGCCGGTGGCGGCTCGCATCGATACCTACGTGAACCAGTATTTGCGGGTGAGTGGGCCGGTGGAATTGCCCCTAGATGCCGAAGGGCATACCCTCACCTTCACCCCAGAACAGCTCACGGACGGTAAAAATCGCTTCCAGTCCGCTTGCCTGAACTGTCATGTGGGTGGTGCAACCCTGCCAGCCCCGAATATTTCCCTTTCCCTGAAAGATTTGCGCGGAGCTACCCCACCCCGAGATACGATCCAAGCCTTAGTGGAGTACCAACGGGATCCCCTCAGCTACGATGGCTCCGATTTCAGCTATGGCTGCCGCCCGGTGCCCCCTTCCTGGATGGACGATGAGGCCCTACAGAACTTGGCGGCTTTTATTCTTAGAGCGGCCCAAGTCGCCCCCGGCTGGGGAGCGAATGATTTGATGGCTCTCCGAGCTGTGCCGAGCACGACCGATGCCGGTTAA
- a CDS encoding J domain-containing protein: MDYYAILNVSPEADTEAVKQAFRQLARQFHPDVAGEGSREQFQQIRQAYQVLSDPEQRRQYDAQRQSLPPSTSGSSREGRVVIRTGSPSEDQPDPKLLKEGIARVRAAWRNRQLPTAVAQAEALLKRFPRSSEAVHMLALAYQRFGNYLIYEGRNQQAEAYLRKALATEPNNRELAFEVKRDLARLGVQNG, from the coding sequence ATGGATTACTACGCGATCCTGAACGTGTCTCCTGAAGCAGATACGGAAGCAGTTAAGCAGGCCTTTCGTCAGTTGGCGCGGCAGTTCCATCCCGATGTGGCCGGGGAGGGATCCCGAGAACAGTTTCAGCAAATCCGCCAAGCCTACCAGGTGCTGAGCGATCCGGAGCAACGGCGGCAGTACGACGCACAACGGCAATCTCTGCCCCCTAGTACTTCAGGTTCTAGCCGGGAGGGTCGTGTCGTGATTCGCACGGGATCCCCTTCTGAAGACCAACCGGATCCAAAATTGCTGAAAGAGGGGATTGCCCGAGTCAGAGCCGCTTGGCGCAACCGACAACTGCCTACTGCTGTGGCTCAAGCAGAGGCCCTCCTGAAGCGGTTTCCTCGCTCAAGTGAGGCCGTGCATATGCTTGCCTTAGCCTATCAACGCTTTGGGAATTACTTAATCTACGAAGGGCGAAATCAGCAGGCGGAAGCCTACCTGAGAAAAGCCCTGGCCACTGAACCGAACAATCGTGAATTAGCCTTTGAGGTGAAGCGAGATCTGGCTCGTTTGGGTGTTCAAAACGGATGA
- the ntcA gene encoding global nitrogen regulator NtcA: MAVAVAEKSLITAFKQLGGHQYPPVIETFERGKTIFFPGDPAERVYFLAKGAVKLSRVYEMGEEITVALLRENSIFGVLSFITGQRSDRFYHSVAFTPAELLSLPIEQVEKSLRENAELSMLLLKSLSSRILQTEMMIETLAHRDMGSRLVSFLLILCRDFGVPSPDGVTIDLRLSHQAIAEAIGSTRVTITRLLGELRKKKYISIHKKKITVHDPMQLGHRFA; this comes from the coding sequence ATGGCGGTGGCTGTAGCGGAAAAATCTTTGATCACAGCCTTCAAACAGTTGGGAGGACATCAATACCCACCTGTTATCGAAACGTTTGAGCGGGGTAAAACGATCTTTTTCCCAGGGGATCCCGCAGAACGGGTTTACTTCCTGGCAAAAGGGGCCGTTAAACTCTCGCGGGTTTACGAGATGGGGGAAGAAATCACCGTCGCCCTTCTGCGAGAAAACAGCATTTTTGGAGTGCTCTCCTTTATCACGGGGCAGCGCTCCGATCGCTTCTATCACTCGGTGGCCTTTACTCCTGCCGAATTGCTCTCGCTGCCGATCGAACAGGTGGAAAAATCTTTGCGGGAGAATGCTGAGCTTTCTATGCTGTTGCTCAAGAGCTTATCTTCGCGCATTCTGCAAACGGAGATGATGATCGAGACACTGGCTCACCGTGATATGGGATCCCGTCTGGTCAGCTTTTTGTTGATCCTGTGTCGTGATTTTGGTGTGCCCAGCCCGGATGGAGTCACAATCGATCTCAGGCTGTCTCACCAGGCGATCGCGGAAGCAATTGGCTCTACTCGTGTGACGATTACCCGTCTTCTAGGGGAGCTACGCAAGAAAAAATATATCTCGATCCATAAGAAGAAGATTACTGTACATGATCCCATGCAATTGGGCCACCGTTTTGCCTAA
- a CDS encoding SDR family oxidoreductase, giving the protein MTSSLSQAVILITGATGGIGSALVPRLAQAGSHLVLTARRAEPLQALVEKAAALGAASGLGIPVDVTDYAQVEALVAQTVQKHGRIDVLINLAGAGILKPAPQITPEDLEQMLSVNLKGSFYTSQWVANHMREQKSGHILNFPGILGRHPMAMASAYCAAKFAVVGFSKCMADELKRFGVRFTLFYFGGVDSPFWDPISLKVQRDKMLSPATAAEAIQFALSAPANAVPSEVVLQPESHQFL; this is encoded by the coding sequence GTGACATCCTCATTATCGCAAGCCGTCATTTTGATCACAGGGGCAACGGGTGGCATTGGAAGTGCCCTTGTGCCTCGGTTAGCTCAGGCGGGATCCCATTTGGTCTTGACGGCTCGGCGGGCGGAACCTCTACAGGCGTTGGTGGAGAAGGCTGCCGCTCTTGGGGCCGCCTCTGGGCTAGGGATCCCTGTGGATGTAACAGATTATGCCCAGGTGGAAGCTCTGGTCGCCCAAACGGTACAAAAGCATGGGCGCATTGATGTGCTGATTAACCTAGCCGGGGCTGGGATCCTAAAGCCTGCTCCCCAGATTACCCCCGAAGATCTAGAGCAGATGTTGTCAGTCAATCTCAAGGGCAGCTTCTACACCAGTCAATGGGTTGCCAATCACATGCGAGAGCAAAAATCCGGGCATATTCTCAATTTTCCTGGTATTCTGGGCCGTCATCCCATGGCCATGGCCTCCGCTTACTGTGCGGCTAAGTTTGCAGTGGTCGGGTTTAGCAAGTGTATGGCAGATGAGCTGAAGCGATTTGGGGTGAGATTCACCTTGTTTTATTTTGGCGGTGTGGATTCCCCCTTCTGGGATCCGATTAGCTTGAAAGTGCAACGAGACAAAATGCTAAGTCCTGCCACCGCTGCTGAGGCGATCCAGTTTGCACTCTCTGCACCTGCCAATGCAGTTCCCAGTGAAGTGGTGTTGCAGCCGGAGAGTCACCAATTTCTTTGA
- a CDS encoding phosphoglucomutase/phosphomannomutase family protein: MFTPPIRFGTDGWRAVIADGFTFERLSIAAQASAQVLTRTYPGEGIVVGYDNRFLSEQFATHTAEVVASLGIPVYLSTGAAPTPAFSWAAKQQGCHGALVITASHNPAHYSGLKVKGGFGGSVPPEITTQIEQEMQNLSSANTQKAPIQSWDPWPSYVTQLSRFVDLEKLKGSPAKIWVDAMFGSGSGGLTRLLGDTITELQAYRDPLFGGFAPEPLPQNLHKSSQIIAADPAPLKMGLVFDGDADRIAAIDGQGNFLSPQILIPILMDHLAGRRGLRGEIVKTISGSELFVKVAEYYGLPITEMPVGFKYIAERMMSTEVLLGGEESGGIGYLGHIPERDALLSGLYLIEAVTDTGQDLSEIYRTLQERVGFTSVYRRRDLHLADQTQQTQVLEKLHLDPPLEILGQKVVKHFDQDGHKLTLANSSWVMIRGSGTEPLLRLYAEAQDIESVNHLLDWASEIAKGGAPTA; this comes from the coding sequence ATGTTCACCCCCCCCATTCGCTTCGGCACCGATGGCTGGCGAGCCGTCATTGCTGATGGTTTCACATTCGAGCGGCTGAGCATTGCTGCCCAGGCTAGTGCCCAAGTGTTGACCCGTACCTACCCCGGCGAAGGGATCGTGGTCGGGTATGACAACCGTTTTCTTTCAGAACAATTTGCGACCCATACGGCTGAGGTTGTCGCTAGCCTAGGGATCCCGGTTTACCTCTCCACTGGTGCCGCCCCCACCCCTGCGTTTAGTTGGGCGGCCAAACAACAGGGATGCCACGGCGCCTTGGTGATCACCGCCAGCCACAACCCAGCCCATTATTCTGGCCTGAAGGTAAAAGGAGGCTTTGGCGGATCTGTCCCGCCGGAGATCACCACTCAAATTGAGCAGGAGATGCAAAACCTGTCCTCCGCCAATACCCAGAAAGCCCCGATTCAAAGCTGGGATCCCTGGCCAAGCTATGTCACTCAACTGAGCCGCTTTGTGGATTTGGAAAAGCTCAAAGGCTCCCCAGCCAAGATTTGGGTGGATGCCATGTTTGGCTCTGGCTCGGGTGGCCTCACCCGTCTTTTGGGGGACACCATCACTGAACTACAAGCCTATCGGGATCCCTTATTTGGGGGCTTTGCCCCGGAGCCTTTGCCGCAGAACCTGCACAAGTCTTCTCAGATCATCGCAGCGGATCCCGCCCCCTTGAAAATGGGTCTAGTGTTTGATGGCGATGCTGACCGGATTGCGGCTATCGATGGCCAGGGGAACTTTCTCAGTCCGCAAATCCTGATCCCAATTCTGATGGATCATTTGGCAGGGCGGCGCGGATTGCGGGGCGAAATTGTGAAAACCATCAGTGGTTCCGAACTTTTCGTTAAGGTGGCAGAATACTACGGCCTGCCGATCACGGAAATGCCCGTGGGCTTTAAGTACATCGCCGAGCGCATGATGAGCACAGAGGTACTGTTGGGTGGGGAAGAATCCGGTGGTATTGGCTACTTGGGCCACATTCCCGAACGGGATGCCCTGCTCTCGGGGCTGTATTTAATCGAAGCTGTCACAGACACAGGGCAGGACCTGAGCGAGATTTACCGTACTCTGCAAGAACGAGTCGGATTCACTTCTGTGTACCGACGTCGGGATCTGCACCTCGCCGATCAAACCCAACAAACTCAGGTTCTGGAAAAACTCCATTTGGATCCCCCCCTTGAAATTTTGGGGCAGAAAGTTGTCAAACACTTCGACCAAGATGGCCACAAATTGACCTTAGCCAATAGCAGTTGGGTGATGATTCGGGGCAGCGGCACTGAACCTTTGCTACGACTCTACGCAGAAGCGCAGGATATAGAATCCGTTAACCATCTGCTTGATTGGGCCAGTGAAATCGCAAAGGGAGGTGCTCCTACGGCTTAA
- a CDS encoding glutathione S-transferase N-terminal domain-containing protein, whose product MGEWSLVIGNKNYSSWSLRAWLPLKQVGQPFEEIRIPLDTPEFAEQIALYSPTGRVPVLRHSSLIIWDSLAIAEYLAETFPTAYLWPTDPGARAIARGSQCRNACGVC is encoded by the coding sequence ATGGGGGAGTGGAGCTTGGTGATCGGCAATAAAAACTATTCTTCCTGGAGTTTGCGGGCTTGGTTACCCCTCAAGCAGGTGGGACAACCTTTTGAAGAAATTCGGATCCCTCTTGATACCCCCGAGTTTGCTGAGCAAATTGCCCTCTATTCCCCCACAGGAAGGGTTCCCGTCTTGCGACATAGCTCCCTAATTATTTGGGATTCATTGGCGATTGCAGAATATCTAGCGGAGACTTTCCCCACAGCTTACCTTTGGCCCACAGACCCAGGGGCACGGGCTATTGCACGGGGCAGTCAGTGCCGAAATGCATGCGGGGTTTGCTGA
- a CDS encoding M61 family metallopeptidase, with protein MVISEAVVAAPLRLSRQHFTVRMPEPANHLFEVELQLREVEPEVPLRLRMPVWTPGSYLVREYARHVQEFRAENEQGIPLPWRKIDKNTWQIRTPSRLHEQPPSNGSQTVYVRYRVYAYELTVRTNHLDLTHGYFNGAALFLYVPGREQEPHTLTVIPPKPDWRIATSLRPLSSLMPTTGDPGLGQSFVAQDYDELVDSPVEVGLHRLATFEVEGIPHSFVVWGEGNLDLARAVADTQRIVTTTANFFGGLPYDRYWFIVHLSPEGFGGLEHKCSTTLNYSRLEFHQPEKYQRFLSLVAHEFFHTWNVKRLRPLALERFDYNQENYLECLWFCEGATSYYESVILLRAGILTPAAFLKTLSEQIARLQRIPGRAVQSLSESSFDTWIKLYRPHENTLNSQVSYYLKGALVCWLLDLHIRQLSGNRGSLDTALRDLWQRFGKVDHGYSEGQLREAFERAAGAELSQFFAAYVDGTQELDYDTYLQPFGLSLKTYFSHPNPSPYLGLNFNGEGNRISSVDMGSPAQRVGIWAGDELLAVEGFKVSAAQLPDRLRAYQPHQVICLSVFQAEQLKNFWIPLDPPRPDGYSLEVLPTLTLDQQQLQQEWLGVVLKL; from the coding sequence ATGGTGATCTCGGAGGCAGTTGTTGCCGCACCTCTTCGGCTTAGCCGTCAGCACTTCACGGTGCGGATGCCAGAGCCCGCCAATCATCTGTTCGAGGTGGAGCTGCAACTGCGCGAAGTGGAGCCGGAGGTTCCTTTGCGGCTGCGGATGCCCGTTTGGACGCCGGGATCTTATCTGGTGCGGGAATATGCCCGGCATGTGCAGGAGTTTCGGGCCGAGAATGAGCAGGGGATCCCCTTGCCCTGGCGCAAGATCGACAAAAATACTTGGCAAATTAGGACTCCGTCCCGCTTGCACGAGCAGCCCCCTTCCAACGGCTCCCAAACCGTCTATGTCCGTTATCGGGTCTATGCCTACGAGCTAACGGTACGCACCAATCATCTGGATCTCACCCATGGCTATTTCAACGGGGCGGCCTTGTTTCTGTATGTGCCGGGGCGGGAGCAAGAACCCCATACCCTGACGGTGATCCCACCCAAGCCCGACTGGCGGATCGCCACCAGTTTGCGGCCTTTGTCCTCACTCATGCCCACAACAGGGGATCCCGGCCTCGGCCAGTCGTTTGTGGCGCAGGATTACGACGAGCTAGTCGATAGCCCGGTGGAGGTGGGCCTGCATCGGTTGGCAACATTTGAGGTAGAAGGGATCCCGCATTCTTTTGTGGTTTGGGGAGAGGGGAATCTGGATTTGGCTCGAGCAGTGGCGGATACTCAGCGGATTGTCACCACCACGGCCAACTTCTTCGGGGGGCTGCCCTACGACCGCTACTGGTTCATTGTGCATTTGTCGCCAGAGGGCTTTGGCGGTCTCGAGCACAAGTGCAGCACCACCCTTAACTACTCGCGTCTGGAGTTCCATCAGCCGGAGAAATACCAGCGCTTCTTGTCGTTGGTGGCCCACGAATTTTTCCACACCTGGAATGTGAAACGCTTACGGCCCCTAGCTCTGGAGCGCTTTGATTACAACCAAGAAAATTACCTGGAGTGCCTCTGGTTTTGTGAAGGGGCCACTAGCTACTACGAGAGCGTGATCCTACTGCGGGCGGGCATTCTCACCCCGGCGGCTTTTTTGAAAACCCTCTCTGAGCAGATCGCGCGGCTGCAACGGATCCCTGGCCGTGCCGTGCAGTCCTTGAGCGAATCCAGTTTTGATACCTGGATCAAGCTCTATCGTCCCCACGAAAATACCCTGAACAGCCAGGTGTCCTACTACTTAAAGGGGGCCTTGGTCTGTTGGTTGCTGGATCTGCACATTCGCCAGCTCTCCGGTAACAGAGGATCCCTGGATACGGCTCTGCGGGATCTGTGGCAACGGTTTGGCAAAGTAGACCATGGGTACAGCGAGGGCCAGTTGCGAGAGGCGTTTGAACGAGCGGCGGGAGCAGAGCTGAGCCAGTTCTTTGCAGCCTATGTAGATGGGACGCAGGAGCTTGACTACGACACCTATCTACAGCCCTTTGGCTTGAGCCTGAAGACCTATTTCAGTCACCCGAACCCAAGTCCGTACTTGGGCCTGAACTTTAATGGCGAGGGGAATCGCATCAGTTCGGTGGATATGGGATCCCCAGCGCAGCGGGTGGGGATTTGGGCAGGTGATGAGCTGCTGGCAGTGGAGGGATTTAAGGTGAGCGCTGCCCAGTTGCCAGATCGTCTGCGCGCGTACCAGCCCCATCAAGTCATCTGCCTGAGCGTGTTTCAAGCGGAGCAACTAAAGAATTTCTGGATCCCGTTGGATCCACCTCGCCCCGATGGGTATTCCTTGGAGGTGTTGCCCACTCTGACTCTCGACCAACAACAGCTACAGCAGGAGTGGCTGGGGGTTGTCCTCAAACTATAG
- a CDS encoding ankyrin repeat domain-containing protein produces MSEALHQALEDQNPQQLLAHLQQGEDINAPDPQGFTLLHKAVVLGNLELLDLLLAYGASPNALDSTGATPLHLAAAKGRVTLVDRLLWAGSDIHLPDRYGYTPLHRAALTDQAEVIGLLIEKGANSHALLHWSAATGRKSILARLLAKGSPVDAADETGRTPLHEAATQGHLGIARFLLLYGANVNARNRFGATPMHWAAWEGHVQMLELLIENGAELNPRNEDGHTPLAYAQKRQHRMAIQWLQDRGATF; encoded by the coding sequence ATGAGTGAAGCCCTTCACCAAGCCCTTGAAGATCAAAATCCACAACAACTGTTAGCCCATTTACAACAAGGGGAGGATATCAATGCTCCCGATCCCCAAGGATTTACCCTCCTCCATAAAGCGGTTGTTCTCGGTAACTTAGAACTGTTGGATTTGCTATTGGCTTATGGCGCTTCTCCCAATGCTTTGGATTCTACGGGAGCAACTCCCCTCCATTTGGCTGCAGCTAAGGGCCGAGTCACCCTTGTGGATCGCCTGTTGTGGGCAGGGAGCGATATCCATCTCCCGGATCGCTATGGATATACCCCTTTGCATCGGGCTGCTCTAACCGATCAAGCAGAGGTGATCGGTCTATTGATCGAAAAAGGTGCCAATAGCCATGCTCTTTTACACTGGTCTGCGGCAACCGGTCGCAAAAGCATTCTGGCGCGGCTGTTAGCGAAGGGATCTCCGGTGGATGCTGCAGATGAAACGGGTCGAACCCCTTTACACGAAGCCGCTACCCAGGGGCATTTGGGCATTGCTCGCTTTTTGCTCTTGTATGGGGCCAATGTGAATGCGCGCAATCGCTTTGGGGCCACACCGATGCACTGGGCTGCTTGGGAAGGCCATGTGCAAATGTTGGAACTGTTGATCGAAAACGGAGCTGAATTGAACCCGCGCAATGAGGATGGACATACCCCCCTAGCCTATGCCCAAAAGCGCCAGCACAGAATGGCCATCCAGTGGTTACAAGATCGAGGCGCAACCTTTTGA
- a CDS encoding glutathione S-transferase C-terminal domain-containing protein, whose translation MHAGFADLRQALPMDCRARRSDVRIPAAAQRDITRILQIWQECRRQYGQGGDYLFGSFTLADAMYAPVVSRFQTYGVKLEGIAAAYAEAVLGIPAVQEWMVAAAAEPETLVTV comes from the coding sequence ATGCATGCGGGGTTTGCTGACTTACGGCAGGCGTTACCGATGGATTGCCGAGCCCGGCGCAGCGATGTGCGGATCCCGGCGGCAGCCCAACGGGATATCACCCGTATTCTTCAGATTTGGCAGGAGTGTCGGCGGCAGTATGGTCAGGGGGGCGATTACTTATTCGGTTCCTTTACCCTTGCCGATGCTATGTATGCGCCAGTGGTCAGCCGGTTCCAAACCTACGGGGTCAAGTTGGAGGGCATTGCGGCGGCTTATGCAGAGGCAGTGTTAGGGATCCCTGCTGTTCAGGAGTGGATGGTAGCGGCAGCAGCAGAACCGGAGACACTCGTGACGGTGTAG
- a CDS encoding efflux RND transporter periplasmic adaptor subunit, with translation MKNNERQLTTEHTRSNQTGSIHTRDPHPAAAEPQPTAKAQAEQASPPPSSKRKRSWKPAVYALGGVGFVALVGWAFWPSPVPVDMAVVERGLLQVTVETEGKTRLRERFEIAAPVDGRLERISVRVGDPVSSGDVIARIDPLPLASQVQSIQAQIQRLEAEKRGVDTQRPKAASLVQAEASIAAAQARYQQTLAQQAEAQATWEQAQRERQRIEDLFGQGAIPRQALEEAELAVTNRGQILTVRQLEVEQAQAAVLSAQQGLQLLQAQQRDPDYLLQVYDAQIRSLEAELASLADSAQRTTLTSPSAGQVLRVHQESTRFVPAGTVLVEVGDPGQLELEMDVLSSDAVRIQPGDPVQIRQWGGAEVLQGSVRTVEPAAFTKVSALGVEEQRVNIIANIEDPPARLGDGYRIEAEVIIWQNEEALKLPLSALFRCQEEWCVYVAEEGRAQARQVALGQRSTTAAEVLEGLEAGETVILYPSDQVQPGRRIQPR, from the coding sequence ATGAAAAACAATGAAAGGCAGCTAACGACCGAGCACACCCGCTCAAACCAAACGGGTTCAATTCACACCAGGGATCCTCACCCTGCTGCTGCCGAACCACAGCCAACGGCAAAAGCTCAAGCGGAACAAGCCTCTCCCCCACCGTCATCGAAACGCAAACGCTCTTGGAAACCCGCTGTCTATGCCTTAGGAGGGGTGGGTTTTGTGGCTCTGGTGGGCTGGGCGTTTTGGCCGTCCCCTGTGCCGGTGGATATGGCGGTGGTGGAGCGGGGGCTGTTACAGGTTACTGTCGAGACAGAAGGCAAAACTCGTTTGCGAGAACGTTTCGAGATCGCGGCCCCGGTGGATGGACGGTTAGAACGGATCTCGGTGCGGGTAGGGGATCCCGTTTCCTCAGGCGACGTCATAGCCCGTATCGATCCCCTGCCCTTGGCTTCACAGGTACAGTCTATTCAGGCCCAGATCCAGCGGCTGGAAGCGGAAAAACGAGGGGTGGACACCCAACGCCCCAAAGCGGCATCACTGGTGCAGGCAGAAGCTTCTATTGCTGCGGCCCAAGCCCGTTACCAGCAGACCCTTGCCCAACAAGCCGAAGCTCAAGCCACGTGGGAGCAGGCTCAACGGGAACGGCAACGGATCGAGGATCTCTTCGGTCAAGGGGCCATCCCCCGACAAGCTCTGGAAGAAGCGGAACTGGCCGTAACCAACCGTGGCCAGATCCTCACCGTCCGCCAACTAGAGGTGGAGCAGGCCCAAGCTGCTGTCCTTTCTGCCCAACAAGGGTTACAACTGCTGCAAGCCCAACAACGGGATCCCGACTATCTGCTGCAGGTGTACGATGCCCAGATTCGTAGCCTAGAAGCCGAGTTGGCCAGCCTGGCAGATTCTGCCCAGCGCACCACTCTCACCTCCCCAAGTGCAGGGCAGGTTTTACGGGTTCATCAGGAGAGCACCCGCTTTGTGCCGGCCGGTACGGTGTTGGTAGAGGTTGGGGATCCCGGTCAGTTGGAACTAGAGATGGATGTCCTCTCTAGCGATGCGGTCAGGATTCAACCTGGGGATCCGGTTCAGATCCGGCAGTGGGGCGGAGCGGAGGTATTGCAGGGCAGCGTGCGCACAGTTGAACCAGCAGCCTTCACCAAAGTGTCAGCTTTGGGGGTAGAAGAACAACGGGTCAACATCATCGCTAATATCGAGGATCCCCCGGCCCGCTTGGGGGATGGCTACCGAATTGAAGCCGAAGTGATCATCTGGCAAAACGAGGAGGCTTTGAAACTTCCCCTCAGCGCCCTGTTCCGCTGCCAGGAAGAGTGGTGTGTCTATGTGGCGGAAGAGGGACGTGCTCAAGCCCGGCAGGTGGCTCTAGGCCAGCGCAGCACCACAGCCGCAGAGGTATTGGAGGGCTTAGAAGCTGGCGAAACGGTGATCCTTTACCCCTCCGATCAAGTTCAGCCTGGACGACGGATCCAACCTCGTTAA